One stretch of Amycolatopsis tolypomycina DNA includes these proteins:
- a CDS encoding FMN-binding protein, with protein MRRIAIAAAATVSVVVLLFSYRTSTDATPAATGRSQPSRTAAPPTPITGSAGDGTFTGDAADTRYGPVQVRITIAGGRITAADAIDYPQESGRDVRINSAAVPELNQETLQAQSAQIDTVSGATYTSEGYQQSLQSAIDQAHR; from the coding sequence ATGCGCCGGATCGCCATCGCCGCCGCGGCGACCGTGTCGGTGGTCGTCCTGCTGTTCAGCTACCGCACGAGCACGGACGCCACCCCGGCCGCGACCGGGCGGTCACAGCCGTCCCGCACCGCGGCCCCGCCCACGCCGATCACCGGCTCGGCCGGCGACGGGACGTTCACCGGCGATGCCGCCGACACCCGCTACGGCCCGGTCCAGGTCCGCATCACCATCGCCGGCGGCCGCATCACCGCGGCGGACGCGATCGACTACCCCCAGGAGAGCGGCCGCGACGTCCGGATCAACTCCGCCGCCGTGCCGGAGCTCAACCAGGAGACACTGCAGGCCCAGAGCGCGCAGATCGACACCGTCAGCGGCGCCACCTACACCTCCGAGGGCTACCAGCAGTCCCTGCAGTCGGCGATCGACCAGGCCCACCGGTGA
- a CDS encoding ferredoxin reductase family protein yields MSTTTLTTRRLARPTVRGWWRDIAGLTAWASVLFVVALWVSGRGLQDLTTDFFTSTGRLTGLLSADLLLLQLLLMARIPWVERSYGQDDLARRHRIAGFTSITLLAAHLVLITLGYAATDGSGVLGETWTLVTTYPGMLLAAAAGTAALGMVAVTSMRAARRRLRYESWHLLHLYAYLGAGLALPHQLWTGADFTASPVATAFWWTAYAAAAGAVLVFRVGRPVWLNARHRLVVEEVVPEAPGVVSVYLRGRDLDRLPTAAGQFCIWRFPAGPGWTRGKPLSLSAAPDGHRLRITAKDLGPGSRRLATLQPGTRAFFEGPYGRLTGTVRKGWKIALFASGIGITPLRALLEELPYQPGEAVLFHRAGRPADLLFRHELDDLAARRGVRIHYLLGPRPHHRPSWLPAGYAPVPDEHVLRHLVPDIADHDVYVCGPDAWIDAVLDSARRAGVPADRVHSERFAW; encoded by the coding sequence ATGTCCACCACCACCCTCACCACCCGCCGCCTCGCGCGGCCCACGGTCCGCGGGTGGTGGCGCGACATCGCCGGGCTCACCGCCTGGGCGAGCGTGCTGTTCGTGGTCGCGCTCTGGGTGTCCGGCCGCGGCCTGCAGGACCTCACCACCGACTTCTTCACCTCCACCGGACGGCTCACCGGGCTTCTGTCGGCGGATCTTTTGCTGCTGCAGCTGCTGCTCATGGCGCGGATCCCGTGGGTCGAACGCAGCTACGGCCAGGACGACCTCGCCCGGCGGCACCGGATCGCCGGCTTCACGTCGATCACGCTGCTGGCCGCGCACCTGGTGCTCATCACCCTCGGCTACGCGGCCACCGACGGCTCGGGCGTCCTGGGCGAAACCTGGACGCTGGTGACGACCTATCCGGGCATGCTCCTGGCCGCCGCCGCCGGGACCGCGGCGCTCGGCATGGTCGCCGTGACGTCCATGCGCGCGGCCCGGCGGCGGCTGCGCTACGAGTCCTGGCACCTGCTGCACCTCTACGCCTATCTCGGCGCCGGGCTCGCCCTCCCCCACCAGCTCTGGACCGGCGCCGACTTCACCGCCTCCCCGGTGGCGACCGCGTTCTGGTGGACCGCGTACGCCGCGGCGGCGGGCGCCGTGCTCGTGTTCCGGGTGGGACGGCCGGTGTGGCTCAATGCGCGGCACCGGCTGGTCGTCGAAGAGGTCGTGCCGGAAGCACCCGGCGTCGTCTCGGTGTACCTGCGCGGCCGCGACCTCGACCGGCTCCCCACCGCCGCGGGCCAGTTCTGCATCTGGCGGTTCCCGGCAGGCCCGGGCTGGACGCGCGGCAAGCCGCTCTCCCTCTCCGCCGCCCCCGACGGACACCGGCTGCGGATCACCGCGAAGGACCTCGGCCCGGGCAGCCGCCGTCTCGCCACCCTGCAGCCGGGCACGCGGGCCTTCTTCGAAGGCCCGTACGGCCGGCTGACCGGGACCGTCCGAAAAGGATGGAAGATCGCCCTGTTCGCGTCCGGCATCGGGATCACCCCGTTGCGCGCGCTGCTGGAAGAACTCCCCTACCAGCCTGGTGAAGCCGTGCTGTTCCACCGTGCCGGCCGCCCGGCGGACCTGCTGTTCCGACACGAACTCGACGACCTGGCCGCCCGCCGCGGCGTCCGGATCCACTACCTGCTCGGCCCACGTCCCCACCACCGCCCGTCCTGGCTGCCCGCCGGGTACGCCCCGGTGCCCGACGAGCACGTCTTGCGCCACCTGGTGCCCGACATCGCCGACCACGACGTCTACGTCTGCGGCCCGGACGCCTGGATCGACGCCGTCCTCGACAGCGCCCGCCGCGCCGGCGTCCCCGCCGACCGCGTCCACTCCGAACGGTTCGCCTGGTGA
- a CDS encoding HAMP domain-containing sensor histidine kinase, which produces MNLRSKLAIAFAGVGAAAAILVGVFSYQAASQRINAELDRSLLTTSAEVAAGATQVLAPSPVTRGPDDDDHDEAQPMVAQAITADGTTRPVGGRPVHLGVTGDDRALAASGALGDHRYTDFTAGRDDYRVITVALGPGRGAIQLGIDVDESQHVLKGLAARITGVSALVLAAAALAGWLLARQITRRLVRLTDVTEQVSDGRLDDVAVPTGGRDEVGRLATSFDRMLGRLADARADQERLVQDAAHELRTPLTSLRTNASVLRRFAELSPESRARLLDDVHGETRELTHLVDELVELATRRYEAEEPGPVELGEIAVRAAERVRRRSDRAITVSADASALTGQAKALERAVTNLLENAVKFAPEGPIEVVVRGGRVEVLDRGPGIGDDDAARVFDRFHRADGARGLPGSGLGLAIVRDIALAHSGSVFAEPRPGGGAVVGFTVGVDRLLPNSHPGHVDG; this is translated from the coding sequence GTGAACCTGCGCAGCAAGCTCGCCATCGCGTTCGCCGGGGTCGGCGCGGCGGCGGCGATCCTCGTCGGGGTCTTCAGCTACCAGGCCGCGTCCCAGCGCATCAACGCCGAACTCGACCGGTCGCTGCTGACGACGTCGGCGGAAGTCGCCGCCGGGGCGACGCAGGTCCTCGCGCCGAGCCCGGTCACCCGCGGTCCCGATGACGACGACCACGACGAGGCCCAGCCGATGGTGGCGCAGGCGATCACCGCGGACGGCACCACCCGGCCCGTCGGCGGGCGGCCGGTGCACCTCGGCGTCACCGGCGACGACCGGGCCCTCGCCGCGAGCGGCGCTCTCGGCGACCACCGGTACACCGACTTCACCGCCGGCCGCGACGACTACCGGGTCATCACCGTGGCCCTCGGTCCGGGTCGCGGGGCGATCCAGCTCGGCATCGACGTCGACGAGTCCCAGCACGTCCTGAAGGGCCTGGCCGCCCGCATCACCGGCGTCAGCGCGCTCGTGCTGGCCGCCGCGGCCCTGGCCGGGTGGCTGCTGGCCCGGCAGATCACCCGGCGGCTGGTCCGGCTGACCGACGTCACCGAGCAGGTCAGCGACGGCCGCCTCGACGACGTCGCCGTACCCACCGGCGGGCGGGACGAGGTCGGCAGGCTCGCGACGTCGTTCGACCGGATGCTCGGTCGCCTCGCCGACGCCCGCGCCGATCAGGAACGCCTGGTCCAGGACGCCGCCCACGAACTGCGGACCCCACTGACCAGTCTCCGCACCAACGCCAGCGTCCTGCGCCGGTTCGCCGAGCTCAGCCCGGAGTCCCGCGCCCGCCTGCTCGACGACGTCCACGGGGAGACCCGCGAGCTGACCCACCTGGTGGACGAGCTCGTGGAGCTGGCCACCCGCCGCTACGAGGCCGAGGAGCCAGGGCCGGTCGAGCTGGGCGAGATCGCCGTCCGCGCCGCCGAGCGCGTCCGGCGGCGGTCGGACCGTGCCATCACCGTCAGCGCGGACGCGTCCGCGCTGACCGGCCAGGCGAAGGCGCTGGAGCGGGCGGTGACGAACCTGCTGGAAAACGCCGTGAAGTTCGCACCCGAGGGCCCGATCGAGGTCGTCGTGCGCGGCGGCCGCGTCGAGGTACTCGACCGCGGCCCCGGCATCGGCGACGACGACGCGGCCCGCGTGTTCGACCGCTTCCACCGCGCGGACGGTGCCCGCGGCCTGCCCGGATCCGGCCTCGGCCTGGCCATCGTGCGGGACATCGCGCTGGCCCACAGCGGCTCGGTCTTCGCCGAGCCGCGCCCGGGCGGCGGCGCTGTGGTCGGGTTCACCGTCGGCGTGGATCGGCTCTTACCGAACTCTCACCCTGGTCACGTCGACGGCTAA
- a CDS encoding response regulator transcription factor, whose translation MAAMPHRVLLADDDRAIRESLVRALDLEGYHVTEVSDGVGALATARRDEFDVIVLDVMMPGVDGLGVCRVLRAESDPTPILMLTARVETPDRVAGLDAGADDYLPKPFELDELLARLRALLRRTSSEPDARRTLRLGELAVDPAARRVWWQGTEIPLSKTEFDLLELLVRNAGIVLDRTTIYQRIWGYEFGADSKNLAVYIGYLRRKLEQAGATGLIHTVRGVGYSVRPA comes from the coding sequence ATGGCGGCCATGCCGCACCGTGTCCTGCTCGCCGACGACGACCGCGCGATCCGGGAGTCGCTGGTCCGTGCCCTCGATCTCGAGGGCTACCACGTCACCGAGGTCAGCGACGGCGTCGGCGCGCTCGCCACCGCCCGGCGGGACGAGTTCGACGTGATCGTCCTCGACGTGATGATGCCCGGCGTCGACGGCCTCGGCGTGTGCCGCGTACTGCGGGCCGAAAGCGATCCCACCCCCATCCTGATGCTCACCGCCCGGGTCGAGACGCCCGACCGGGTGGCCGGGCTCGACGCCGGGGCCGACGACTACCTGCCCAAGCCGTTCGAGCTCGACGAACTCCTCGCGCGACTGCGGGCCCTGCTGCGCCGCACGTCATCCGAACCGGACGCGCGGCGCACGCTGCGGCTGGGCGAACTCGCGGTCGACCCGGCAGCGCGGCGGGTCTGGTGGCAGGGCACCGAGATCCCCCTTTCGAAAACCGAATTCGACCTCCTCGAACTGCTCGTGCGCAACGCCGGGATCGTCCTCGACCGCACCACGATCTACCAGCGGATCTGGGGCTACGAATTCGGCGCGGACTCGAAGAACCTGGCCGTCTACATCGGCTACCTGCGGCGCAAGCTCGAGCAGGCCGGGGCGACCGGGCTGATCCACACCGTCCGCGGCGTGGGCTACTCGGTACGGCCGGCGTGA